The Lonchura striata isolate bLonStr1 chromosome 7, bLonStr1.mat, whole genome shotgun sequence genome window below encodes:
- the LRRTM3 gene encoding leucine-rich repeat transmembrane neuronal protein 3 isoform X3, with translation MGFNVIRLLSGSAVALVIAPTVLLTMLSSAERGCPKGCRCEGKMVYCESQKLQEIPSSISAGCLGLSLRYNSLQKLKYNQFKGLNQLTWLYLDHNHISNIDENAFSGIRRLKELILSSNRISYFLNNTFRPVTNLRNLDLSYNQLQSLGSEQFRGLRKLLSLHLRSNSLRTIPVRIFQDCRNLELLDLGYNRIRSLARNVFAGMIRLKELHLEHNQFSKLNLALFPRLVSLQNLYLQWNKISVIGQTMSWTWSSLQRLDLSGNEIEAFSGPSVFQCVPNLQRLNLDSNKLTFIGQEILDSWISLNDISLAGNIWECSRNICSLVNWLKSFKGLRENTIICASPKELQGVNVIDAVKNYSICGKSTTERFELARALPKPTFKPKLTRPKHDSKPPLPPTMGATEASSEPEHDTEHISFHKIIAGSVALFLSVLVILLVIYVSWKRYPASMKQLQQRSLMRRHRKKKRQSLKQMTPSTQEFYVDYKPTNTETTEMLLNGTGPCTYNKSGSRECEKNSGSIPIFQTRPAGSTASSTPILCVPQSPVGSC, from the exons ATGG GTTTCAATGTAATTAGGCTACTGAGCGGATCAGCTGTAGCTCTGGTAATAGCCCCTACTGTATTACTGACAATGCTTTCTTCTGCTGAACGAGGATGCCCTAAGGGCTGTAGGTGTGAAGGCAAAATGGTATATTGTGAATCTCAGAAATTGCAGGAGATTCCCTCAAGTATATCTGCTGGTTGTTTAGGTTTGTCCCTTCGATATAACAGCCTCCAAAAACTAAAATACAATCAATTTAAAGGTCTTAATCAACTCACCTGGCTCTATTTAGACCATAACCACATCAGCAATATTGACGAAAATGCTTTCAGTGGAATACGCAGACTAAAAGAGTTGATCTTGAGTTCCAACAGAATCTCCTATTTTCTTAATAATACCTTCAGACCTGTGACAAATCTCCGGAATTTGGATCTGTCATACAATCAGCTGCAGTCTCTGGGATCTGAACAGTTCAGGGGCTTAAGGAAGCTGCTGAGTTTACATTTGCGGTCCAATTCCCTAAGAACCATCCCTGTTCGAATATTTCAAGATTGTAGGAACCTTGAACTGTTGGACCTGGGTTATAATCGCATCCGGAGTTTAGCAAGGAATGTCTTTGCAGGTATGATCAGACTGAAAGAGCTTCATCTGGAGCACAATCAATTTTCTAAGCTCAACCTGGCACTTTTTCCAAGGCTAGTCAGCCTTCAAAACCTTTATTTACAGTGGAATAAAATCAGTGTGATAGGACAAACTATGTCCTGGACCTGGAGCTCATTACAAAGACTTGATTTATCTGGCAATGAAATAGAAGCTTTCAGTGGACCTAGTGTTTTTCAGTGTGTGCCCAATTTACAGCGCCTCAACCTGGATTCAAACAAGCTCACATTTATTGGTCAAGAAATTTTGGATTCTTGGATATCTCTCAATGACATCAGCCTTGCCGGGAATATATGGGAATGCAGCAGAAACATTTGCTCTCTGGTAAACTGGCTAAAGAGTTTTAAAGGGCTGAgggaaaatacaattatttgtGCCAGCCCCAAAGAGCTGCAAGGGGTGAATGTTATTGATGCGGTGAAAAACTACAGCATCTGTGGCAAGAGTACCACGGAAAGGTTTGAACTAGCACGAGCTCTCCCAAAGCCAACGTTTAAACCAAAACTCACCAGGCCTAAACACGACAGCAAGCCCCCTCTGCCCCCAACTATGGGAGCCACCGAAGCCAGCTCTGAGCCCGAGCACGACACAGAACACATCTCCTTCCATAAAATCATAGCAGGCAGCGTGGCTCTCTTCCTGTCGGTGCTGGTGATCCTGCTGGTGATCTATGTGTCATGGAAGCGTTACCCTGCCAGCatgaagcagctgcagcagcgctCTCTCATGCGAAggcacaggaaaaagaaaagacagtCGCTGAAGCAAATGACTCCAAGCACACAGGAATTTTATGTAGATTACAAACCTACCAACACTGAAACCACTGAGATGCTGCTGAATGGAACAGGACCCTGCACGTATAACAAATCAGGCTCCAGGGAATGCGAG
- the LRRTM3 gene encoding leucine-rich repeat transmembrane neuronal protein 3 isoform X5, which yields MGFNVIRLLSGSAVALVIAPTVLLTMLSSAERGCPKGCRCEGKMVYCESQKLQEIPSSISAGCLGLSLRYNSLQKLKYNQFKGLNQLTWLYLDHNHISNIDENAFSGIRRLKELILSSNRISYFLNNTFRPVTNLRNLDLSYNQLQSLGSEQFRGLRKLLSLHLRSNSLRTIPVRIFQDCRNLELLDLGYNRIRSLARNVFAGMIRLKELHLEHNQFSKLNLALFPRLVSLQNLYLQWNKISVIGQTMSWTWSSLQRLDLSGNEIEAFSGPSVFQCVPNLQRLNLDSNKLTFIGQEILDSWISLNDISLAGNIWECSRNICSLVNWLKSFKGLRENTIICASPKELQGVNVIDAVKNYSICGKSTTERFELARALPKPTFKPKLTRPKHDSKPPLPPTMGATEASSEPEHDTEHISFHKIIAGSVALFLSVLVILLVIYVSWKRYPASMKQLQQRSLMRRHRKKKRQSLKQMTPSTQEFYVDYKPTNTETTEMLLNGTGPCTYNKSGSRECEV from the exons ATGG GTTTCAATGTAATTAGGCTACTGAGCGGATCAGCTGTAGCTCTGGTAATAGCCCCTACTGTATTACTGACAATGCTTTCTTCTGCTGAACGAGGATGCCCTAAGGGCTGTAGGTGTGAAGGCAAAATGGTATATTGTGAATCTCAGAAATTGCAGGAGATTCCCTCAAGTATATCTGCTGGTTGTTTAGGTTTGTCCCTTCGATATAACAGCCTCCAAAAACTAAAATACAATCAATTTAAAGGTCTTAATCAACTCACCTGGCTCTATTTAGACCATAACCACATCAGCAATATTGACGAAAATGCTTTCAGTGGAATACGCAGACTAAAAGAGTTGATCTTGAGTTCCAACAGAATCTCCTATTTTCTTAATAATACCTTCAGACCTGTGACAAATCTCCGGAATTTGGATCTGTCATACAATCAGCTGCAGTCTCTGGGATCTGAACAGTTCAGGGGCTTAAGGAAGCTGCTGAGTTTACATTTGCGGTCCAATTCCCTAAGAACCATCCCTGTTCGAATATTTCAAGATTGTAGGAACCTTGAACTGTTGGACCTGGGTTATAATCGCATCCGGAGTTTAGCAAGGAATGTCTTTGCAGGTATGATCAGACTGAAAGAGCTTCATCTGGAGCACAATCAATTTTCTAAGCTCAACCTGGCACTTTTTCCAAGGCTAGTCAGCCTTCAAAACCTTTATTTACAGTGGAATAAAATCAGTGTGATAGGACAAACTATGTCCTGGACCTGGAGCTCATTACAAAGACTTGATTTATCTGGCAATGAAATAGAAGCTTTCAGTGGACCTAGTGTTTTTCAGTGTGTGCCCAATTTACAGCGCCTCAACCTGGATTCAAACAAGCTCACATTTATTGGTCAAGAAATTTTGGATTCTTGGATATCTCTCAATGACATCAGCCTTGCCGGGAATATATGGGAATGCAGCAGAAACATTTGCTCTCTGGTAAACTGGCTAAAGAGTTTTAAAGGGCTGAgggaaaatacaattatttgtGCCAGCCCCAAAGAGCTGCAAGGGGTGAATGTTATTGATGCGGTGAAAAACTACAGCATCTGTGGCAAGAGTACCACGGAAAGGTTTGAACTAGCACGAGCTCTCCCAAAGCCAACGTTTAAACCAAAACTCACCAGGCCTAAACACGACAGCAAGCCCCCTCTGCCCCCAACTATGGGAGCCACCGAAGCCAGCTCTGAGCCCGAGCACGACACAGAACACATCTCCTTCCATAAAATCATAGCAGGCAGCGTGGCTCTCTTCCTGTCGGTGCTGGTGATCCTGCTGGTGATCTATGTGTCATGGAAGCGTTACCCTGCCAGCatgaagcagctgcagcagcgctCTCTCATGCGAAggcacaggaaaaagaaaagacagtCGCTGAAGCAAATGACTCCAAGCACACAGGAATTTTATGTAGATTACAAACCTACCAACACTGAAACCACTGAGATGCTGCTGAATGGAACAGGACCCTGCACGTATAACAAATCAGGCTCCAGGGAATGCGAG
- the LRRTM3 gene encoding leucine-rich repeat transmembrane neuronal protein 3 isoform X4 — MGFNVIRLLSGSAVALVIAPTVLLTMLSSAERGCPKGCRCEGKMVYCESQKLQEIPSSISAGCLGLSLRYNSLQKLKYNQFKGLNQLTWLYLDHNHISNIDENAFSGIRRLKELILSSNRISYFLNNTFRPVTNLRNLDLSYNQLQSLGSEQFRGLRKLLSLHLRSNSLRTIPVRIFQDCRNLELLDLGYNRIRSLARNVFAGMIRLKELHLEHNQFSKLNLALFPRLVSLQNLYLQWNKISVIGQTMSWTWSSLQRLDLSGNEIEAFSGPSVFQCVPNLQRLNLDSNKLTFIGQEILDSWISLNDISLAGNIWECSRNICSLVNWLKSFKGLRENTIICASPKELQGVNVIDAVKNYSICGKSTTERFELARALPKPTFKPKLTRPKHDSKPPLPPTMGATEASSEPEHDTEHISFHKIIAGSVALFLSVLVILLVIYVSWKRYPASMKQLQQRSLMRRHRKKKRQSLKQMTPSTQEFYVDYKPTNTETTEMLLNGTGPCTYNKSGSRECENSGSIPIFQTRPAGSTASSTPILCVPQSPVGSC; from the exons ATGG GTTTCAATGTAATTAGGCTACTGAGCGGATCAGCTGTAGCTCTGGTAATAGCCCCTACTGTATTACTGACAATGCTTTCTTCTGCTGAACGAGGATGCCCTAAGGGCTGTAGGTGTGAAGGCAAAATGGTATATTGTGAATCTCAGAAATTGCAGGAGATTCCCTCAAGTATATCTGCTGGTTGTTTAGGTTTGTCCCTTCGATATAACAGCCTCCAAAAACTAAAATACAATCAATTTAAAGGTCTTAATCAACTCACCTGGCTCTATTTAGACCATAACCACATCAGCAATATTGACGAAAATGCTTTCAGTGGAATACGCAGACTAAAAGAGTTGATCTTGAGTTCCAACAGAATCTCCTATTTTCTTAATAATACCTTCAGACCTGTGACAAATCTCCGGAATTTGGATCTGTCATACAATCAGCTGCAGTCTCTGGGATCTGAACAGTTCAGGGGCTTAAGGAAGCTGCTGAGTTTACATTTGCGGTCCAATTCCCTAAGAACCATCCCTGTTCGAATATTTCAAGATTGTAGGAACCTTGAACTGTTGGACCTGGGTTATAATCGCATCCGGAGTTTAGCAAGGAATGTCTTTGCAGGTATGATCAGACTGAAAGAGCTTCATCTGGAGCACAATCAATTTTCTAAGCTCAACCTGGCACTTTTTCCAAGGCTAGTCAGCCTTCAAAACCTTTATTTACAGTGGAATAAAATCAGTGTGATAGGACAAACTATGTCCTGGACCTGGAGCTCATTACAAAGACTTGATTTATCTGGCAATGAAATAGAAGCTTTCAGTGGACCTAGTGTTTTTCAGTGTGTGCCCAATTTACAGCGCCTCAACCTGGATTCAAACAAGCTCACATTTATTGGTCAAGAAATTTTGGATTCTTGGATATCTCTCAATGACATCAGCCTTGCCGGGAATATATGGGAATGCAGCAGAAACATTTGCTCTCTGGTAAACTGGCTAAAGAGTTTTAAAGGGCTGAgggaaaatacaattatttgtGCCAGCCCCAAAGAGCTGCAAGGGGTGAATGTTATTGATGCGGTGAAAAACTACAGCATCTGTGGCAAGAGTACCACGGAAAGGTTTGAACTAGCACGAGCTCTCCCAAAGCCAACGTTTAAACCAAAACTCACCAGGCCTAAACACGACAGCAAGCCCCCTCTGCCCCCAACTATGGGAGCCACCGAAGCCAGCTCTGAGCCCGAGCACGACACAGAACACATCTCCTTCCATAAAATCATAGCAGGCAGCGTGGCTCTCTTCCTGTCGGTGCTGGTGATCCTGCTGGTGATCTATGTGTCATGGAAGCGTTACCCTGCCAGCatgaagcagctgcagcagcgctCTCTCATGCGAAggcacaggaaaaagaaaagacagtCGCTGAAGCAAATGACTCCAAGCACACAGGAATTTTATGTAGATTACAAACCTACCAACACTGAAACCACTGAGATGCTGCTGAATGGAACAGGACCCTGCACGTATAACAAATCAGGCTCCAGGGAATGCGAG